The following proteins are encoded in a genomic region of Glycine max cultivar Williams 82 chromosome 18, Glycine_max_v4.0, whole genome shotgun sequence:
- the LOC100809820 gene encoding lipid phosphate phosphatase 2 translates to MVFQSTGSKLALSHMHDWLILLLLAAMDGALNMIEPFHRYIGKDMMRDLMFPFKEDTIPMWGVPVGTCFHHANNPWRYLKIIPYTIKEILSIFIPILIFIAFYFARRDVYDLHHATLGLMFSSLITGVITDSIKDAVGRPRPNFFHRCFPDNIPVFDKDNGDVLCTGIKAVIKEGYKSFPSGHTSWSFAGLGFLSWYLSGKVRVFDRRGHIGKLCLVLLPLLIAALVGITRVDDYWHHWTDVFAGGLIGLTVSSICYLLLFPLPTHPHGWAPHAFFLMMRESDSPSQRGSQTPDTTRLDEFPLQMAEMESGTRYM, encoded by the exons atggtttttcaaTCTACAGGAAGCAAGTTGGCACTAAGTCATATGCATGATTGGCTGAttcttctgcttcttgctgCTATGGATGGAGCCTTGAACATGATAGAACCATTCCATCGCTACATCGGGAAAGACATGATGAGAGACCTTATGTTCCCATTCAAAGAAGATACCATACCCATGTGGGGtgtccctgtaggtacctgctTCCATCATGCTAATAATCCATGGAGATACCTCAAAATTATACCTTATACCATTAAGG AGATCCTCTCTATTTTCATCCCCATTCTTATCTTTATTGCGTTTTACTTTGCCAGAAGGGATGTCTATGATTTACACCATGCAACATTGG GTCTCATGTTTTCAAGCTTAATCACTGGAGTCATCACTGATTCCATTAAAGATGCTGTTGGTAGACCGCGACCAAACTTCTTCCACCGGTGTTTCCCTGACAATATACCT GTGTTTGATAAAGACAATGGTGATGTTCTTTGTACTGGGATTAAGGCAGTTATAAAGGAAGGATACAAAAGCTTTCCAAGTGGGCATACTTCAT GGTCCTTTGCTGgtcttggtttcctttcatgGTACTTATCAGGGAAAGTTAGAGTGTTTGATCGCAGGGGGCATATTGGGAAACTATGCCTAGTCTTGCTTCCTTTACTTATTGCTGCTCTTGTGGGAATTACTCGAGTTGATGATTACTGGCATCATTGGACTGATGTGTTTGCTGGAGGCCTTATAG GACTTACCGTGTCTTCAATCTGCTATTTGCTACTCTTTCCTTTGCCTACTCATCCACATG GTTGGGCTCCTCATGCTTTTTTTCTTATGATGAGAGAGAGTGATTCTCCTTCCCAACGAGGAAGCCAAACTCCAGATACAACAAGACTAGATGAGTTTCCCCTGCAAATGGCGGAAATGGAAAGTGGGACAAGATATATGTGA